The following proteins are encoded in a genomic region of Coffea eugenioides isolate CCC68of chromosome 6, Ceug_1.0, whole genome shotgun sequence:
- the LOC113773090 gene encoding NADP-dependent malic enzyme codes for MESTMKDLRGGESVLDMSPRATVGGGVEDVYGEDRATEEQLVTPWVTSVASGYNLLRDPRYNKGLAFSEKEREAHYLCGLLPPALMTQELQEKKLMHSIRQYQVPLQKYIALMELEERNERLFYKLLIDNVEELLPIVYTPTVGEACQKYGSIFRRPQGLFISLKEKGKILEVLKNWPERAIQVIVVTDGERILGLGDLGCQGMGIPVGKLALYTALGGVRPSACLPITIDVGTNNEKLLNDEFYIGLKQKRPTGKEYYDFLHEFMTAVKQNYGEKVLVQFEDFANHNAFELLAKYGTTHLVFNDDIQGTASVVLAGLVASLKLLGGTLADHTFLFLGAGEAGTGIAELIALEMSKKANASVEELRKKIWLVDSKGLIVSSRKESLQHFKKPWAHECEPVNNLLDAIKAVKPTALIGTSGVGKQFTKEVIEAMAALNEKPLIMALSNPTSQSECTAEEAYKWSEGRAIFASGSPFDPVEFNGKVYVPGQANNCYIFPGFGFGLVMCGAIRVHDDMLLAASEALAKQVTDEHYARGMIYPPFANIRKISAHIAAGVAAKAYELGVATRLPRPADLVKFGESCMYTPNYRSYW; via the exons TGGTTATAATTTGCTGAGAGATCCTCGTTACAACAAAGGACTTGCATTTtctgagaaagagagagaagcTCATTACTTGTGCGGTCTTCTGCCTCCGGCTCTTATGACTCAGGAACTTCAG GAGAAGAAATTGATGCACAGCATTCGCCAGTATCAGGTTCCTTTGCAGAAGTACATTGCTTTGATGGAACTGGAG gagagaaatgaaagattattCTACAAGCTTCTTATTGATAATGTGGAGGAACTGCTCCCTATTGTGTATACTCCCACTGTTGgtgaggcttgccaaaaatatGGGAGCATTTTTAGGCGTCCCCAGGGTCTCTTCATTAGTTTGAAGGAGAA GGGTAAGATTCTTGAGGTTTTGAAGAACTGGCCAGAGAGGGCAATCCAAGTTATAGTTGTGACTGATGGTGAAAGAATATTGGGACTTGGGGACCTTGGCTGCCAG GGAATGGGAATACCTGTTGGGAAATTGGCTCTGTACACTGCACTTGGAGGTGTCAGACCTTCAGCT TGTTTGCCTATTACCATTGATGTGGGGACAAATAATGAGAAGCTACTAAATGATGAATTCTACATCGGTCTCAAACAGAAGAGACCAACTGGAAAG GAATATTATGACTTCCTCCATGAGTTCATGACTGCTGTAAAACAGAATTATGGAGAAAAAGTCCTTGTACAG TTTGAAGATTTTGCAAATCACAATGCTTTTGAGCTGTTGGCCAAATATGGTACCACCCATCTGGTATTCAATGATGACATACAG GGGACAGCATCTGTTGTCCTTGCTGGTCTTGTTGCATCACTTAAATTGCTTGGGGGGACCTTGGCTGACCATACGTTTTTGTTCCTTGGTGCTGGAGAG GCTGGTACTGGCATAGCAGAGCTTATAGCCCTTGAAATGTCAAAGAAG GCAAATGCTTCTGTTGAAGAGTTGCGTAAGAAGATTTGGCTGGTGGACTCAAAG GGTTTAATTGTTAGTTCTCGTAAGGAGTCCCTTCAAcacttcaagaagccttgggcTCATGAGTGTGAACCCGTTAACAATCTTTTAGATGCTATTAAG GCTGTCAAGCCTACCGCCCTAATTGGGACCTCTGGAGTTGGAAAACAATTTACAAAGGAGGTCATTGAGGCTATGGCTGCCTTGAACGAG AAACCTCTTATTATGGCTCTTTCCAACCCAACCTCACAATCTGAGTGCACTGCTGAAGAAGCTTATAAATGGTCGGAG GGTCGAGCAATATTTGCAAGTGGAAGTCCATTTGACCCTGTTGAATTCAACGGCAAAGTTTACGTCCCTGGccag GCAAACAATTGCTACATATTTCCTGgatttggttttggtttggtcATGTGTGGTGCAATTCGTGTTCATGATGATATGCTTCTGGCAGCAT CGGAAGCTTTGGCTAAGCAAGTTACAGACGAGCATTATGCACGGGGGATGATTTATCCTCCATTTGCAAATATCAGAAAAATCTCAGCTCATATTGCTGCTGGTGTTGCTGCAAAAGCATATGAGCTCG GTGTGGCAACACGGCTTCCTCGACCTGCGGATCTGGTGAAGTTCGGTGAAAGCTGCATGTATACTCCAAACTACCGAAGTTACTGGTGA